Proteins encoded in a region of the Ancylobacter sp. SL191 genome:
- the purQ gene encoding phosphoribosylformylglycinamidine synthase subunit PurQ, translating into MKSAVLVFPGSNREGDAAHALTTVSGSKPAMVWHAETSLPAGTDLVVLPGGFSYGDYLRCGAIAARAAIMDAVREHAARGGLVLGICNGFQILCESGLLPGVLVRNSRLRFICREALLKVERNDTPFTRRYAKGAIVRFPVAHGEGNYTADAETLKRLEGEGRVLFRYVTASGTRDDTQVLNGAANSIAGIVSEKLNVLGLMPHPENHVDPAIGPTDGRALFESLAGALERA; encoded by the coding sequence ATGAAATCAGCCGTTCTCGTCTTCCCCGGCTCCAACCGCGAGGGCGATGCCGCGCACGCCCTCACCACCGTCTCCGGTTCCAAGCCGGCCATGGTGTGGCACGCCGAGACCTCCCTGCCCGCCGGCACCGATCTCGTGGTGCTACCCGGCGGCTTCTCCTATGGCGATTATCTGCGCTGCGGCGCCATCGCCGCCCGCGCCGCCATCATGGACGCCGTGCGCGAGCACGCGGCCCGCGGCGGCCTGGTGCTGGGCATCTGCAACGGCTTCCAGATCCTGTGCGAGAGCGGCTTGCTGCCGGGCGTGCTGGTCCGCAATTCCCGCCTGCGCTTCATCTGCCGCGAGGCGCTGCTGAAGGTCGAGCGCAACGACACGCCCTTCACCCGTCGCTATGCCAAGGGCGCCATTGTCCGCTTCCCCGTCGCCCATGGTGAAGGCAACTACACCGCCGATGCCGAGACGCTGAAGCGTCTGGAGGGCGAGGGCCGCGTGCTGTTCCGCTATGTCACCGCCAGCGGCACGCGCGACGACACGCAGGTGCTCAACGGCGCCGCCAACTCCATCGCCGGCATCGTCTCCGAGAAGCTGAACGTGCTCGGCCTGATGCCGCACCCGGAAAACCACGTCGACCCCGCCATCGGTCCGACCGATGGCCGCGCCCTTTTCGAGAGCCTCGCCGGAGCGCTGGAGCGGGCCTGA
- the purS gene encoding phosphoribosylformylglycinamidine synthase subunit PurS — translation MKARVLVTLKSAVLDPQGKAIEGALRSLGVPGIASVRQGKVFDVELDGADQAKAEATLKEACEKLLANTVIESYRIEFVG, via the coding sequence ATGAAGGCGCGCGTTCTCGTCACCCTGAAATCCGCCGTGCTCGATCCGCAGGGCAAGGCAATCGAAGGCGCGCTGCGCTCGCTCGGCGTGCCCGGCATCGCCAGCGTCCGCCAGGGCAAGGTCTTCGATGTCGAACTGGACGGCGCCGACCAGGCCAAGGCCGAGGCGACGCTCAAGGAGGCCTGCGAGAAGCTGCTGGCCAACACCGTGATCGAATCCTACCGCATCGAGTTTGTCGGGTGA
- the purC gene encoding phosphoribosylaminoimidazolesuccinocarboxamide synthase: protein MDFLNRRYPPMSRRRRIYEGKAKVLYEGPEPGTLIQHFKDDATAFNNKKHDVIDGKGVLNNRISEYIFLKLNEIGVPTHFIKRLNMREQLIREVEIIPLEVVVRNVAAGSLSTRLGIEEGTQLPRSIIEFYYKNDALNDPMVSEEHITAFGWATTQEIDDIIALAIRVNDFLSGLFLGVGIRLVDFKMECGRLWEGDMMRIVVADEISPDSCRLWDIKSNDKLDKDRFRRDMGGLVEAYSEVARRLGIMSENERSQGGPVLVKSEPEE from the coding sequence ATGGACTTCCTCAACCGACGGTACCCACCCATGAGCCGCCGCCGCCGCATTTATGAAGGTAAGGCGAAGGTCCTCTATGAGGGCCCTGAGCCAGGCACGCTGATCCAGCACTTCAAGGATGACGCCACTGCCTTCAACAACAAGAAGCACGACGTCATCGACGGCAAAGGCGTGCTGAACAACCGTATCTCGGAATACATCTTCCTGAAGCTGAACGAGATCGGTGTCCCGACCCATTTCATCAAGCGGCTGAACATGCGCGAGCAGCTCATCCGCGAGGTCGAGATCATCCCGCTTGAAGTGGTGGTGCGCAACGTCGCCGCCGGTTCGCTGTCGACCCGCCTCGGCATCGAGGAAGGCACGCAGCTTCCCCGGTCGATCATCGAATTCTATTACAAGAACGACGCGCTCAACGACCCGATGGTGTCGGAAGAGCACATCACGGCGTTCGGCTGGGCGACCACCCAGGAAATCGACGACATCATCGCGCTGGCCATCCGCGTGAATGATTTCCTGTCGGGCCTGTTCCTCGGCGTCGGCATCCGCCTTGTCGACTTCAAGATGGAATGCGGCCGCCTCTGGGAAGGCGACATGATGCGGATCGTCGTCGCCGACGAGATCAGCCCGGATTCCTGCCGTCTGTGGGACATCAAGTCGAACGACAAGCTCGACAAGGATCGCTTCCGCCGCGACATGGGCGGCCTCGTCGAGGCCTATTCGGAAGTGGCGCGCCGCCTCGGCATCATGTCCGAGAACGAGCGCAGCCAGGGTGGTCCGGTTCTGGTCAAGTCCGAACCCGAAGAGTGA
- a CDS encoding DUF1476 domain-containing protein, which produces MSTFDNREDAFEAKYAHDEALKFKAHARRNKALGLWVAEKLGLAGADADAYARTLIEADLQEAGDEDVYRKVKADLDAKGLDVSEHRIRRTMDELLAEAITQLKTEG; this is translated from the coding sequence ATGAGCACGTTCGACAACCGCGAAGATGCGTTCGAGGCGAAGTACGCCCATGACGAGGCCCTGAAGTTCAAGGCCCATGCCCGCCGCAACAAGGCGCTTGGCCTGTGGGTCGCCGAGAAGCTGGGCCTCGCTGGCGCCGATGCCGACGCCTATGCCCGCACCCTCATTGAGGCCGATCTGCAGGAAGCCGGCGACGAGGATGTGTACCGCAAGGTCAAGGCCGACCTCGACGCCAAGGGCCTCGATGTGTCCGAGCACCGCATCCGCCGCACCATGGACGAGTTGCTGGCCGAGGCGATCACCCAGCTCAAGACCGAAGGCTGA
- a CDS encoding SH3 domain-containing protein — translation MRFTTSVLFASGFLMAGTLAAAAWPATTRSAANVRGGPGTSYGLLGTLPAGTPVEVVGCSGAWCQTPYGYVSANLLAQAPDASAASPAFPGTTTARSGNFIPAPPPIQGAAALGYAPAGVAASYQTPLTGGTGLVAGVASDHPGDDLTMSGVRTTMGTTNVRSGPGTEYEVVKTLPDSTSVQVIRCADSWCQTDEGYISIYLLSRGPVQQVLNAAAQPRVPGSQTRDSLSYGSTAVSAAGSLAAYGGIGAAGTASGGNAVVTASANVRSGPGTRYNSLGTLPAGAPVNVVSCAGAWCQTQYGYVSARLVRQGATAPAVYGAPALASVASPTYRAPAALQGAAALGYAPAGAAASYQTPVAGGTGLVAGVASDHPGDDLTMSGVRTTMGTTNVRSGPGTEYEVVKTLPDSTSVQVIRCADSWCQTDEGYISIYLLSRGPVQQVLNAAAQPRVPGSQTRDSLSYGSTAVSAAGSLAAYGGIGAAGTASGGNAVVTASANVRSGPGTRYNSLGTLPAGAPVNVVSCAGAWCQTQYGYVSARLVGQAAPAALPVQPMSMAPVPATPGRAYAPNARPDLSASPAGATVATGGATSTAITTASVKLRTGPGTTYDSVGTLPAGTQVELRGCSGSWCETVDGYVSARHLSTGATEPARVVVRRAPARSSATPVASSYAAYAGPAVPAGYEATAPYPGPVYPGIAVTTPYAPGAALLAGLAAPFVGLAAAVDAADGGYGWGGYGTAPFGYGWGTVWRASWGPGYWGPGLYGRNGASYWGARTSYWGGRTSYWGGRTSYANMHPGYPNIARFGDRYGDTYWSRRGEGRLPQRASFYGGMGPFWQGPYVEGPSYNGRPVMWRPGAAIW, via the coding sequence ATGCGGTTCACGACGTCCGTTCTGTTCGCTTCCGGCTTTCTGATGGCCGGCACGCTGGCGGCCGCAGCATGGCCCGCCACCACGCGCAGCGCTGCCAATGTGCGCGGCGGCCCCGGCACCAGCTATGGCTTGCTCGGCACGCTGCCGGCCGGCACGCCCGTCGAGGTGGTCGGCTGCTCTGGCGCCTGGTGCCAGACCCCCTATGGCTATGTGAGCGCGAACCTGCTGGCGCAGGCGCCTGACGCTTCCGCCGCCAGCCCGGCGTTTCCCGGCACGACGACCGCCCGCTCGGGCAATTTCATTCCCGCCCCCCCGCCGATCCAGGGCGCCGCAGCGCTGGGTTACGCCCCGGCGGGCGTGGCGGCGAGCTATCAGACCCCGCTCACCGGCGGCACGGGCCTTGTCGCAGGCGTGGCGTCCGATCATCCGGGCGACGATCTCACCATGTCCGGCGTGCGCACCACCATGGGCACGACCAATGTGCGTTCGGGGCCCGGCACCGAGTATGAGGTGGTCAAGACGCTGCCGGATTCGACCAGCGTTCAGGTGATCCGCTGCGCCGATAGCTGGTGCCAGACCGACGAGGGCTACATCAGCATCTATCTGCTCTCGCGCGGGCCGGTGCAGCAGGTGCTGAACGCCGCCGCCCAGCCGCGCGTGCCGGGCTCGCAGACCCGCGACTCGCTGAGCTACGGTTCCACGGCCGTGTCGGCTGCCGGATCGCTTGCGGCCTATGGTGGCATCGGTGCGGCTGGAACTGCCTCGGGAGGCAATGCGGTGGTGACGGCGAGCGCCAATGTGCGCTCCGGGCCGGGGACGCGCTACAACTCGCTCGGCACGCTGCCGGCGGGCGCGCCGGTGAATGTGGTGTCCTGCGCCGGGGCGTGGTGTCAGACGCAATATGGCTATGTCAGCGCCCGTCTCGTCCGTCAGGGCGCCACCGCACCGGCTGTCTATGGAGCGCCGGCCCTTGCGAGCGTCGCCTCGCCGACCTATCGCGCGCCGGCGGCGTTGCAGGGCGCCGCGGCGCTGGGCTATGCACCGGCGGGCGCGGCGGCGAGCTATCAGACCCCGGTCGCCGGCGGGACGGGCCTTGTCGCCGGCGTGGCGTCCGATCATCCGGGCGACGATCTCACCATGTCCGGCGTGCGCACCACCATGGGCACGACCAATGTGCGCTCGGGGCCCGGCACCGAGTATGAGGTGGTCAAGACGCTGCCGGATTCGACCAGCGTTCAGGTGATCCGCTGCGCCGATAGCTGGTGCCAGACCGATGAGGGCTACATCAGCATCTATCTGCTCTCGCGCGGGCCTGTGCAGCAGGTGCTGAACGCCGCGGCCCAGCCGCGCGTGCCGGGTTCGCAGACCCGCGACTCGCTGAGCTACGGTTCCACGGCCGTGTCGGCTGCCGGATCGCTTGCGGCCTATGGTGGCATCGGTGCGGCTGGAACTGCCTCGGGAGGCAATGCGGTGGTGACGGCGAGCGCCAATGTGCGCTCCGGGCCGGGGACGCGCTACAACTCGCTCGGCACGCTGCCGGCGGGCGCGCCGGTGAATGTGGTGTCCTGCGCCGGGGCGTGGTGCCAGACCCAGTATGGCTATGTCAGCGCCCGGCTGGTGGGTCAGGCCGCGCCGGCCGCGCTGCCGGTGCAGCCGATGAGCATGGCTCCGGTGCCGGCAACGCCGGGCCGGGCCTATGCGCCGAACGCACGTCCCGACCTGTCCGCGTCGCCGGCCGGGGCGACGGTGGCGACGGGCGGGGCGACCTCCACCGCCATCACCACGGCCAGCGTCAAGCTGCGCACCGGCCCCGGCACGACTTATGACAGCGTCGGTACCCTGCCGGCCGGAACGCAGGTCGAGCTGCGGGGCTGTTCGGGCAGCTGGTGCGAGACGGTGGACGGCTATGTGAGCGCGCGCCACCTCTCGACCGGTGCCACCGAGCCGGCCCGCGTCGTCGTGCGTCGGGCGCCAGCGCGGAGCTCCGCGACTCCGGTCGCTTCGTCCTATGCCGCTTATGCTGGCCCGGCCGTGCCCGCGGGCTATGAGGCGACGGCGCCCTATCCCGGGCCGGTCTATCCCGGCATTGCCGTGACCACGCCCTATGCGCCGGGTGCCGCGCTGCTGGCCGGCCTCGCGGCGCCTTTCGTCGGCCTCGCCGCTGCGGTCGACGCGGCGGATGGCGGCTATGGCTGGGGCGGTTATGGCACCGCGCCCTTCGGCTATGGCTGGGGCACGGTGTGGCGGGCGAGCTGGGGGCCGGGCTATTGGGGACCGGGCCTCTATGGCCGCAATGGCGCGAGCTACTGGGGCGCGCGCACCAGCTATTGGGGCGGGCGGACCAGCTATTGGGGCGGGCGGACCAGCTACGCCAATATGCATCCCGGCTACCCGAACATCGCCCGCTTCGGCGACCGCTATGGCGACACCTACTGGTCGCGGCGCGGGGAGGGACGGCTGCCGCAGCGCGCCAGTTTCTATGGCGGGATGGGGCCGTTCTGGCAGGGCCCCTATGTCGAGGGTCCATCCTATAATGGCCGGCCGGTGATGTGGCGCCCCGGCGCCGCGATCTGGTGA
- a CDS encoding SH3 domain-containing protein → MRFTKSLMVAAGLLMAGTVAASARPAVATTDLNIRSGPGTRYAVIGSLPAGTQVNTGGCAGSWCRVGGGFVSASYLAFGGRAPARVVVQPNYYANDVALGIGAFALGAAVGSAWGGPGYGPYWGPGPGYWGGPRYYGYGPRYYGPRRGYWGGGPRWRGRPAYWRGGPGPGWRGGPGWRGRGPVFR, encoded by the coding sequence ATGCGTTTCACGAAATCTCTGATGGTTGCCGCCGGCCTGTTGATGGCCGGCACGGTTGCCGCGTCGGCCCGCCCGGCCGTGGCGACGACCGATCTGAATATCCGCAGCGGCCCCGGCACGCGTTACGCGGTGATCGGCTCGCTGCCGGCGGGCACGCAGGTCAACACCGGCGGCTGCGCGGGGAGCTGGTGCCGCGTCGGCGGCGGCTTCGTCAGCGCGAGTTATCTCGCCTTTGGCGGCCGTGCGCCCGCCCGCGTGGTCGTGCAACCCAATTACTACGCCAATGACGTCGCCCTCGGTATCGGCGCCTTCGCGCTCGGCGCGGCGGTCGGCTCGGCCTGGGGTGGTCCCGGCTATGGTCCCTATTGGGGGCCGGGCCCCGGCTATTGGGGCGGGCCGCGTTATTATGGCTATGGCCCGCGCTATTACGGCCCGCGCCGCGGTTATTGGGGCGGTGGTCCGCGCTGGCGCGGCCGTCCGGCCTATTGGCGCGGTGGACCGGGGCCGGGCTGGCGTGGTGGTCCCGGCTGGCGCGGGCGCGGTCCGGTTTTCCGCTAG
- the purB gene encoding adenylosuccinate lyase, protein MIPRYTRPEMAAIWEPQTRFRIWFEIEAHATDALAELGVVPKEAAAKIWEMAKDATFDVERIDEIEAVTKHDVIAFLTHLAEIVGPEARFVHQGMTSSDVLDTCLSVQLVRAADILIKDVDRLLAALEARAFEHKLTPTIGRSHGIHAEPTTFGLKLAQAHAEFQRNRARLVAAREEVATCAISGAVGTFAQIDPRVEDYVAAKLGLKVEPVSTQVIPRDRHAAYFAALGVVASSMERVAIEIRHLQRTEVLEAEEFFSAGQKGSSAMPHKRNPVLTENVTGLARLVRGMVTPALENVALWHERDISHSSVERGIGPDATVTLDFALNRLAGVIEKLVVYPENMQRNLDRLGGLVHSQRVLLALTQKGASREDAYRLVQRNAMPVWRGEGDFQTLLTSDEEVRQYLTPEEIAEKFDLGYHLKHVDTIFRRVFGRA, encoded by the coding sequence GTGATCCCGCGCTATACCCGCCCCGAAATGGCTGCCATCTGGGAGCCGCAGACCCGCTTCCGCATCTGGTTCGAGATCGAGGCGCACGCGACCGATGCGCTGGCCGAGCTCGGCGTGGTGCCGAAGGAAGCCGCGGCGAAGATCTGGGAGATGGCGAAGGACGCCACTTTCGATGTCGAGCGCATCGACGAGATCGAGGCGGTCACCAAGCATGACGTCATCGCCTTCCTCACCCATCTCGCCGAGATCGTCGGGCCGGAGGCGCGCTTCGTCCACCAGGGCATGACGTCTTCCGACGTGCTGGATACCTGCCTGTCGGTGCAGCTGGTCCGCGCCGCCGACATTCTCATCAAGGATGTCGACCGGCTGCTCGCGGCGTTGGAAGCGCGGGCCTTCGAGCACAAGCTCACCCCGACCATCGGCCGCTCGCACGGCATCCATGCCGAGCCCACCACCTTCGGGCTGAAGCTGGCCCAGGCCCATGCCGAATTCCAGCGCAACCGCGCCCGCCTGGTCGCAGCGCGCGAGGAAGTCGCCACCTGCGCCATTTCCGGCGCGGTCGGCACCTTCGCGCAGATCGACCCGCGCGTGGAAGACTATGTCGCCGCCAAGCTCGGCCTGAAGGTCGAGCCGGTGTCGACGCAGGTCATTCCCCGCGATCGTCATGCCGCCTATTTCGCGGCGCTTGGCGTCGTCGCCTCTTCGATGGAGCGCGTCGCCATCGAAATCCGCCATCTGCAGCGCACCGAGGTGCTGGAGGCCGAGGAGTTCTTCTCGGCCGGCCAGAAGGGCTCCTCGGCCATGCCGCACAAGCGCAACCCGGTGCTCACCGAGAACGTCACCGGCCTCGCCCGCCTTGTGCGCGGTATGGTCACGCCGGCGCTGGAGAATGTCGCCCTCTGGCATGAGCGCGACATCTCGCACTCCTCGGTCGAGCGCGGCATCGGCCCGGACGCGACGGTGACGCTCGATTTCGCGCTGAACCGCCTTGCCGGCGTCATCGAGAAGCTCGTGGTCTACCCGGAGAACATGCAGCGCAATCTCGACCGCCTCGGCGGCCTCGTGCACTCCCAGCGCGTGCTGCTGGCGCTCACCCAGAAGGGCGCGAGCCGCGAGGACGCCTATCGCCTCGTCCAGCGCAATGCCATGCCGGTCTGGCGCGGCGAGGGCGACTTCCAGACGCTGCTCACCAGTGATGAGGAAGTGCGTCAATATCTGACGCCGGAGGAGATCGCCGAGAAGTTCGACCTCGGCTATCACCTCAAGCATGTCGACACGATCTTCCGCCGGGTGTTCGGCCGCGCCTGA
- the rpe gene encoding ribulose-phosphate 3-epimerase: protein MTNRPLIIAPSILASDFARFGEELKAVDAAGADWIHIDIMDGHFVPNISFGPDVVKALRPLSAKPFDVHLMIAPADPYLEAFAKAGADHISVHAEAGPHLHRSLQAIRNLGKKAGVAINPATPASAIEHLLDIIDLVIVMTVNPGFGGQAFIAPVMDKVRQIKAMIGDRPIDIEIDGGVTPETAGACIAAGANALVAGSATFKGGASAYAGNIASIRNAAERARGTLV from the coding sequence ATGACAAACCGCCCGCTCATCATCGCCCCGTCCATTCTCGCCAGCGACTTCGCGCGGTTCGGCGAGGAGTTGAAGGCGGTGGACGCCGCCGGCGCGGACTGGATCCATATCGACATCATGGACGGGCATTTCGTGCCCAACATCTCCTTCGGGCCGGACGTGGTGAAGGCGCTGCGCCCGCTCTCGGCCAAGCCCTTCGACGTCCATCTGATGATCGCCCCGGCCGATCCCTATCTGGAGGCCTTCGCCAAGGCGGGCGCGGATCACATCTCGGTCCATGCGGAAGCTGGCCCGCACCTCCACCGCTCGCTGCAGGCCATCCGCAATCTCGGCAAGAAGGCCGGTGTTGCCATCAACCCGGCGACCCCCGCCAGCGCCATCGAGCATTTGCTGGATATCATCGACCTCGTCATCGTCATGACCGTGAACCCCGGCTTCGGTGGCCAGGCCTTCATCGCGCCGGTGATGGACAAGGTGCGCCAGATTAAGGCGATGATCGGCGACCGGCCGATCGACATCGAGATCGACGGCGGCGTGACGCCCGAGACCGCCGGCGCCTGCATCGCCGCCGGCGCCAATGCGCTGGTTGCAGGCTCCGCCACCTTCAAAGGCGGCGCCAGCGCCTATGCCGGCAACATCGCCTCGATCCGCAACGCGGCGGAGCGGGCGCGCGGCACGCTCGTCTGA
- a CDS encoding P1 family peptidase, with translation MRNLITDVPGLRVGNATDLALASGVTAVIFDAPTVTSVDVRGGGPGTRETDLLAPDETVGAIHALALSGGSAFGLDAGAGVMAALAERGIGFQVGSALVPIVPGAVLFDLLNGGNKDWGRFPPYRDLGYAAANAAGLDFALGTVGAGTGATTVDLKGGLGSASMIAASGHRVGALVAVNACGATNFPDAPHFWAAPFERESEYGGRGFPSPLPALPARPRLKGLPEGAEAGIANTTIAVVATDAVLTKAQCKRLAVMAHDGYAHAIWPVHTPLDGDTIFAAATGRRPLADPVFDLALIGAAVVQTLARACARAVYEATALPQAGTMPTWRNRWG, from the coding sequence ATGCGCAACCTGATCACCGACGTTCCCGGCCTGCGCGTCGGCAACGCCACCGACCTCGCCCTCGCCTCGGGCGTCACCGCCGTCATCTTCGACGCGCCGACCGTCACCTCGGTCGATGTACGCGGTGGCGGGCCGGGCACGCGCGAGACCGATCTTCTGGCACCGGACGAGACCGTGGGCGCCATTCACGCGCTCGCCTTGTCGGGCGGTTCCGCCTTCGGGCTGGATGCCGGCGCCGGGGTGATGGCGGCACTAGCCGAGCGTGGCATCGGCTTTCAGGTCGGCAGCGCCCTGGTGCCCATCGTGCCCGGCGCGGTGCTGTTCGATCTGCTGAATGGCGGGAACAAGGACTGGGGCCGCTTTCCGCCCTATCGCGATCTCGGCTACGCCGCCGCCAATGCCGCCGGGCTGGACTTCGCGCTCGGCACGGTCGGCGCGGGCACCGGCGCCACGACGGTCGATCTGAAGGGCGGGCTGGGCTCGGCATCGATGATCGCGGCGAGCGGCCACAGGGTGGGCGCGCTGGTGGCGGTCAATGCCTGTGGCGCGACCAATTTCCCGGACGCGCCGCATTTCTGGGCCGCCCCCTTCGAGCGGGAGAGCGAGTACGGCGGCCGCGGCTTTCCCAGCCCCCTGCCGGCCCTCCCCGCGCGACCGCGCCTCAAGGGGCTGCCGGAGGGCGCGGAGGCCGGCATTGCCAATACGACAATCGCCGTGGTGGCGACGGATGCGGTGCTCACCAAGGCTCAGTGCAAGCGTCTCGCCGTGATGGCGCATGATGGCTACGCCCATGCCATCTGGCCCGTGCACACCCCGCTCGACGGCGACACCATCTTCGCCGCCGCCACCGGCCGCAGGCCGCTGGCCGATCCGGTGTTTGATCTCGCGCTCATCGGCGCGGCGGTGGTCCAGACGCTCGCCCGCGCCTGCGCCCGGGCCGTCTATGAGGCCACCGCTTTGCCGCAAGCCGGCACGATGCCGACATGGCGGAACCGGTGGGGATAG
- a CDS encoding cytochrome c biogenesis CcdA family protein — MADVTLPAAFAAGIASFVSPCVLPLVPPYLCYLAGTSLDQITHKAPTDAAARRTLGAALLFVAGFSTVFVALGAGASVAGGYLRMYSQELSIVAGVAILLMGLHFLGVLRFGWLTRTRRVHVDAPSTLAGAYVMGLAFAFGWTPCIGPVLAAILAVAASEQTLTRGAGLLAVYSAGLGVPFLLVAAMARPALGMLVHARRYLPMVEKVMGGLLVLTGIGFLSGWMATMSFWLLETFPALSRFG, encoded by the coding sequence ATGGCCGACGTCACCCTCCCGGCGGCCTTTGCCGCGGGCATTGCCAGCTTCGTGTCGCCCTGCGTGCTGCCTTTGGTGCCGCCCTATCTGTGCTACCTCGCCGGCACCAGTCTCGACCAGATCACCCACAAGGCGCCGACCGACGCGGCCGCGCGCCGCACGCTCGGTGCGGCGCTTTTGTTCGTGGCGGGCTTCTCCACCGTCTTCGTCGCATTGGGGGCCGGCGCCTCAGTGGCGGGCGGCTATCTGCGGATGTATTCGCAGGAGCTCAGCATTGTGGCGGGCGTTGCCATCCTGCTGATGGGGCTGCACTTCCTCGGCGTGCTGCGCTTCGGCTGGTTGACGCGCACGCGCCGCGTGCATGTCGATGCGCCTTCCACCCTCGCTGGCGCCTATGTGATGGGCCTCGCCTTCGCCTTTGGCTGGACGCCCTGCATCGGCCCGGTGCTGGCGGCGATTCTCGCCGTGGCGGCGAGCGAGCAGACGCTGACGCGCGGCGCGGGATTGCTGGCGGTCTATTCCGCCGGGCTCGGCGTGCCCTTCCTGCTGGTTGCCGCTATGGCGCGCCCGGCGCTCGGCATGCTCGTTCATGCCCGGCGCTATCTGCCCATGGTCGAGAAGGTGATGGGTGGCCTGCTGGTGCTCACCGGCATCGGCTTCCTCTCCGGCTGGATGGCGACGATGAGCTTCTGGCTGCTGGAGACTTTCCCGGCACTGTCGCGCTTCGGCTAA
- a CDS encoding GNAT family N-acetyltransferase yields the protein MHIEEARPMDAEAMLRVQRAAVRGTAVAFYDADVIEAWAPLPLRTEVIEALALRLARRVEEAVVSRDRSGSIIGFGSIVPGSHELRAVYVAPDHGRAGIGGDILCELEKRALKCGLTELTMDASINAEAFYLRHGFMREGYGEHILPGGRGMACIHMRKRLV from the coding sequence ATGCATATCGAAGAAGCGCGCCCCATGGATGCGGAAGCGATGCTAAGGGTGCAGCGGGCAGCCGTGCGCGGAACGGCAGTTGCCTTCTATGATGCCGATGTCATTGAGGCTTGGGCACCCTTGCCGCTGCGGACTGAGGTCATAGAGGCTCTCGCCCTACGCTTGGCGCGCCGCGTCGAAGAGGCAGTGGTGTCCCGGGACCGAAGCGGCAGCATCATCGGCTTCGGCTCGATCGTGCCCGGCAGTCACGAACTGCGAGCCGTCTATGTCGCGCCCGACCATGGCCGCGCCGGAATCGGCGGCGACATCCTGTGCGAGTTGGAAAAGCGGGCGCTGAAGTGCGGCCTTACTGAACTGACCATGGACGCCTCGATAAATGCCGAGGCGTTCTATCTACGTCACGGCTTCATGCGGGAAGGATATGGAGAGCATATCTTGCCGGGAGGACGCGGGATGGCCTGCATCCATATGCGTAAGCGTCTCGTTTAG
- a CDS encoding branched-chain amino acid ABC transporter substrate-binding protein — MKKLLFAGIALGAMAALAVPASAQVKVGVGGPITGANATFGAQLKNGAEQWATDVNAAGGLLGQKVEIIVGDDASKPEQGVSVANKFIADGVKFVIGHFNSGVSIPASEQYAEAGVIAISPASTNPKLTERGLTNVFRTCGRDDQQGAVAAAYILQNLKGKKIAIVHDKTPYGKGLADETKKALNAGGVTEVVYEGINPGEKDYSALVSKLKAANVDILYYGGLHTEAGLLVRQLRDQGQNTVLFSGDGITDKEFWTIAGPGAAGTLMTFGPDPRKSPAAVKVVEEFKKKNIDPEGYVLYSYAAGQVIQQAVEATKSLDTKKVAEYIHSGAAFNTVLGKLTFDKKGDRTNLDYVVYVWKDGGYTEL, encoded by the coding sequence ATGAAGAAGCTTCTGTTTGCGGGCATTGCGCTCGGCGCCATGGCGGCGCTGGCCGTGCCGGCCTCGGCGCAGGTCAAGGTCGGCGTCGGTGGCCCGATCACCGGCGCGAACGCCACCTTCGGCGCCCAGCTCAAGAACGGTGCCGAGCAGTGGGCGACGGACGTCAACGCTGCCGGCGGTCTCCTCGGCCAGAAGGTCGAGATCATCGTGGGCGACGACGCCTCCAAGCCCGAGCAGGGCGTCTCGGTGGCCAACAAGTTCATCGCCGACGGCGTGAAGTTCGTGATCGGCCACTTCAACTCGGGCGTGTCGATCCCGGCCTCCGAGCAGTATGCCGAAGCCGGCGTGATCGCCATCTCCCCGGCCTCGACCAACCCGAAGCTCACCGAGCGCGGCCTCACCAACGTGTTCCGCACCTGCGGTCGTGACGACCAGCAGGGCGCCGTCGCCGCCGCCTACATCCTTCAGAACCTGAAGGGCAAGAAGATCGCCATCGTCCACGACAAGACCCCCTACGGCAAGGGTCTGGCCGACGAGACCAAGAAGGCGCTCAACGCCGGTGGCGTGACTGAAGTGGTCTATGAAGGCATCAACCCGGGCGAGAAGGACTATTCCGCTCTCGTCTCCAAGCTGAAGGCCGCGAACGTCGACATTCTCTATTACGGCGGTCTGCACACCGAAGCCGGCCTGCTGGTTCGCCAGCTGCGCGACCAGGGCCAGAACACCGTCCTGTTCTCGGGCGACGGCATCACCGACAAGGAGTTCTGGACCATCGCCGGTCCGGGCGCCGCTGGCACCCTCATGACCTTCGGCCCGGATCCGCGCAAGAGCCCGGCCGCCGTCAAGGTCGTCGAGGAGTTCAAGAAGAAGAACATCGACCCCGAGGGTTATGTTCTCTACTCCTACGCTGCCGGCCAGGTGATCCAGCAGGCCGTCGAGGCGACCAAGTCGCTCGATACCAAGAAGGTCGCCGAGTACATCCACTCGGGCGCGGCTTTCAACACGGTGCTCGGCAAGCTGACCTTCGACAAGAAGGGTGACCGCACCAACCTCGACTACGTCGTCTATGTCTGGAAGGACGGCGGCTACACCGAGCTCTGA